Proteins encoded in a region of the Streptomyces sp. NBC_01298 genome:
- a CDS encoding transglycosylase domain-containing protein — MGRAEARRAQQQRGARRAPRGRAKGRGGQQGGKPAGIRRFFTWKKILGAFFGAVLLGMAALVGLYFYVDEPDPNADALTQNNVYKLADGTVIARVGKTNRQIVPIDKIPADVQTAFIAIENKSFYEDRGIDLKGIGRGLFNTVTGKGKAGGSTITQQYVKNFYLTQDQTATRKLKELIISLKVDQSKEKPEILAGYLNTNFYGRNAYGIQAAAQAYYGVDANKLTLEQGAYLAAVLQAPSQYDWATAGPNGKRLVMIRFNAVLDNMVEMGKLDAAKRKDMKFQEPIKPKALPGMEGQKGYLIQAADEELKRQTGMTEAQLKAGGWDITLTVDPKKQAALEKAVQDELESKLDRKGRAVDSAVQAGATSVDPKTGAIVAMYGGTGQSEQWASNALRKDFQPGSTFKPVVLASALETKASTRDGKPITPSSLYDGTSKRPVVGSDVPFSPQNQDDKDYGDPMMTVQDATNSSVNSVYAQMIVDVGPKKVKKTALQLGMVDRDGWPEDKPAMSLGTMSADTVEMAGVYATFDSHGKKITPSIIKSAKHASREFKPVRAVGDTAISRKTADTVTKVLTGVVKDGSGKAVRSSAYEAAGKTGTSESNYAAWFTGFTPELVTVVAMFGEEPVTHKQTTLTGTAGGGRAGGSSFPAAIWKEYTLAALGGVETGSFDLDEADMGKVQSPTASTTPSGTPSGSGSSQSPSGTPSGTPSKTPSKTPSGTPSGTPSGTPSGTPSKTPKPTASSSKSNTPKPPPPEEEPER, encoded by the coding sequence ATGGGCCGAGCAGAAGCGCGTAGGGCGCAGCAGCAGCGCGGTGCACGGCGAGCGCCGCGCGGGCGCGCCAAGGGCAGGGGCGGGCAGCAGGGCGGCAAGCCGGCCGGCATACGCCGCTTCTTCACCTGGAAGAAGATCCTCGGAGCCTTCTTCGGGGCCGTCCTGCTCGGCATGGCCGCCCTGGTCGGCCTCTACTTCTACGTGGACGAGCCGGACCCCAACGCCGACGCGCTGACCCAGAACAACGTCTACAAGCTGGCCGACGGCACCGTCATCGCCCGCGTCGGCAAGACGAACCGCCAGATCGTGCCGATCGACAAGATCCCGGCGGACGTGCAGACGGCCTTCATCGCGATCGAGAACAAGTCCTTCTACGAGGACCGGGGCATCGACCTCAAGGGCATCGGCCGCGGCCTGTTCAACACCGTCACCGGCAAGGGCAAGGCCGGCGGCTCGACGATCACCCAGCAGTACGTCAAGAACTTCTACCTGACGCAGGACCAGACGGCGACCCGCAAGCTGAAGGAGCTGATCATCTCCCTCAAGGTCGACCAGTCGAAGGAGAAGCCCGAGATCCTCGCGGGCTACCTGAACACCAACTTCTACGGCCGCAACGCCTACGGCATCCAGGCCGCGGCCCAGGCCTACTACGGGGTCGACGCCAACAAGCTGACCCTGGAACAGGGCGCGTACCTCGCCGCCGTCCTCCAGGCCCCCAGCCAGTACGACTGGGCCACCGCCGGTCCGAACGGCAAGCGCCTCGTCATGATCCGCTTCAACGCCGTCCTCGACAACATGGTCGAGATGGGCAAGCTGGACGCGGCCAAGCGCAAGGACATGAAGTTCCAGGAGCCGATCAAGCCCAAGGCGCTCCCCGGCATGGAGGGCCAGAAGGGCTACCTGATCCAGGCCGCCGACGAGGAGCTCAAGCGGCAGACCGGCATGACCGAGGCCCAGCTCAAGGCCGGCGGCTGGGACATCACCCTCACCGTCGACCCGAAGAAGCAGGCGGCGCTGGAGAAGGCCGTCCAGGACGAGCTGGAATCCAAGCTCGACCGCAAGGGCCGCGCCGTCGACTCCGCCGTGCAGGCGGGCGCCACCTCCGTGGACCCGAAGACCGGTGCGATCGTCGCGATGTACGGCGGCACCGGGCAGAGCGAGCAGTGGGCCAGCAACGCCCTGCGCAAGGACTTCCAGCCGGGCTCCACCTTCAAGCCGGTCGTGCTCGCCTCCGCCCTGGAGACCAAGGCGAGCACGCGGGACGGGAAGCCGATCACGCCCAGCAGCCTCTACGACGGCACGAGCAAGCGCCCCGTGGTCGGCAGTGACGTCCCGTTCAGTCCGCAGAACCAGGACGACAAGGACTACGGCGACCCGATGATGACGGTGCAGGACGCCACCAACTCCTCGGTGAACTCCGTGTACGCCCAGATGATCGTGGACGTCGGGCCGAAGAAGGTCAAGAAGACCGCGCTGCAGCTCGGCATGGTCGACCGCGACGGCTGGCCCGAGGACAAGCCGGCCATGTCGCTCGGCACCATGAGCGCCGACACCGTCGAGATGGCCGGCGTCTACGCCACCTTCGACAGCCACGGCAAGAAGATCACGCCGAGCATCATCAAGTCCGCCAAGCACGCGTCCCGCGAGTTCAAGCCGGTCCGCGCCGTCGGCGACACGGCCATCAGCCGCAAGACCGCCGACACCGTCACCAAGGTGCTCACCGGCGTCGTCAAGGACGGCTCCGGCAAGGCCGTGCGGAGCTCGGCCTACGAGGCCGCGGGCAAGACCGGCACCTCCGAGAGCAACTACGCCGCCTGGTTCACCGGGTTCACGCCCGAACTCGTCACCGTCGTCGCGATGTTCGGCGAGGAACCCGTCACCCACAAGCAGACCACCCTGACCGGTACCGCCGGCGGCGGTCGTGCGGGCGGCTCCTCCTTCCCGGCGGCGATCTGGAAGGAATACACCCTCGCCGCGCTGGGCGGCGTGGAGACGGGCTCCTTCGACCTGGACGAGGCCGACATGGGCAAGGTCCAGTCGCCGACCGCCAGCACCACCCCCTCGGGCACGCCGAGCGGGTCCGGGAGCTCGCAGTCGCCGAGCGGCACGCCCAGCGGAACGCCGAGCAAGACGCCGAGCAAGACGCCGAGCGGTACGCCCAGCGGAACGCCGAGCGGGACTCCCAGCGGGACGCCGAGCAAGACGCCGAAGCCGACCGCGTCCTCCTCGAAGTCGAACACGCCGAAGCCCCCGCCGCCGGAAGAGGAACCCGAACGGTAG
- a CDS encoding SPFH domain-containing protein, with product MTNTTGGTASGVREFPARSVGGGLALLLGLAGVVAGAGLIALGAVSGSDAAKAGLSAAGVVLTIAAVIAMGGLNTVAPGEARVVQLFGRYRGTVRTDGLRWVNPLTSRRRLSTRVRNHETPVMKVNDAYGNPIELAAVVVWRVEDTARAVFEVDDFTEFVETQTETAVRHIAIEYPYDAHEVGGLSLRGNAEEITEKLTAELAARVEAAGVQIIESRFTHLAYAPEIASAMLQRQQAGAIVAARKQIVEGAVGMVELALTRLAEQEIVDLDPERKAAMVSNLMVVLCGDRAAQPVINTGTLYQ from the coding sequence ATGACCAACACCACGGGTGGAACCGCGAGCGGCGTACGGGAGTTCCCCGCGCGGAGCGTGGGCGGCGGACTGGCGCTGCTGCTCGGCCTGGCGGGCGTGGTCGCCGGGGCGGGCCTGATCGCGCTCGGCGCGGTGTCCGGAAGCGACGCGGCCAAGGCGGGCCTGAGCGCGGCGGGCGTCGTCCTGACCATCGCCGCCGTCATCGCCATGGGCGGGCTGAACACGGTCGCGCCGGGAGAGGCGCGCGTGGTCCAGCTGTTCGGCCGCTACCGCGGCACCGTCCGCACCGACGGACTGCGCTGGGTCAACCCGCTGACCTCCCGCCGGCGGCTGTCCACCAGGGTCCGCAATCACGAGACCCCCGTCATGAAGGTCAACGACGCCTACGGCAACCCGATCGAGCTGGCGGCCGTGGTGGTGTGGCGGGTCGAGGACACCGCGCGCGCCGTGTTCGAGGTCGACGACTTCACCGAGTTCGTCGAGACCCAGACCGAGACGGCCGTCCGGCACATCGCGATCGAGTACCCCTACGACGCCCACGAGGTCGGCGGCCTCTCGCTGCGCGGCAACGCCGAGGAGATCACCGAGAAGCTGACCGCCGAACTGGCCGCCCGCGTCGAGGCGGCCGGCGTCCAGATCATCGAGTCCCGCTTCACCCACCTCGCGTACGCCCCGGAGATCGCCTCCGCGATGCTCCAGCGCCAGCAGGCCGGGGCGATCGTCGCGGCGCGCAAGCAGATCGTCGAGGGCGCGGTCGGTATGGTCGAACTCGCCCTGACCCGCCTCGCGGAGCAGGAGATCGTGGACCTCGACCCGGAACGGAAGGCGGCGATGGTGTCCAACCTGATGGTGGTCCTGTGCGGTGACCGCGCGGCCCAGCCGGTCATCAACACGGGCACCCTCTACCAGTGA